Genomic window (Acidobacteriota bacterium):
CTTGGGGCGGAGATAATCCTTACTCCGGGGAAGCTCGGGATGAAGGGAGCAGTGGAAAAAGCAGAGGAGCTGGTGCGGACGAAGGGCTACTTTATGCCCTCTCAGTTCGAAAACCAGGCAAACCCAAAAATCCACGAGGAGACAACAGGACCGGAGATCATCGAGGCGATGGGAGGAGAAAGGCTCGATTACTTCGTCTCCGGGGTGGGAACAGGGGGAACGATAACCGGCGCGGGAAGAGCCTTGAGAAGGAAGTACCCCCAGGTCAAGATAGTTGCGGTTGAGCCGGAAGGATCCCCGGTCCTCTCCGGAGGAAGCCCGGGACCACATAAGATCCAAGGGATAGGGGCAGGTTTCATCCCCAGGGTCTATGATCCTGAGGTGGTGGACGAGATAATAAGGGTAAGCGATGAAGATGCGATCAAGACTGCCCGGAAACTGGCTAAGGAGGAGGGGATTTTAGCCGGCATCTCCTCCGGTGCCAGTATGTATGCTGCTTTAACCATAGCGAGAAGCAAAAGGGGTAAAAGGATAGTAGTCATCCTCCCCGATACCGGTGAACGCTATC
Coding sequences:
- the cysK gene encoding cysteine synthase A, with the protein product MKYNNILQTIGNTPLVKIGKIDTGGSEIYAKIEARNPGGSVKDRIALAMIEDAKKKGILRKGDTIIEPTSGNTGIGIAMVAAYKGYKAVFTMPETMSVERRKLLRFLGAEIILTPGKLGMKGAVEKAEELVRTKGYFMPSQFENQANPKIHEETTGPEIIEAMGGERLDYFVSGVGTGGTITGAGRALRRKYPQVKIVAVEPEGSPVLSGGSPGPHKIQGIGAGFIPRVYDPEVVDEIIRVSDEDAIKTARKLAKEEGILAGISSGASMYAALTIARSKRGKRIVVILPDTGERYLSTELFEE